A stretch of Henckelia pumila isolate YLH828 chromosome 4, ASM3356847v2, whole genome shotgun sequence DNA encodes these proteins:
- the LOC140864299 gene encoding LYR motif-containing protein At3g19508-like: MVITEMSKALRAYSEVLRLVRRLPQDTRGYYAKYARENFVNYREIDPKDEAFLHELLNRTYKHALWVLNKYSVNESAADKLKEICSA, translated from the exons ATGGTGATCACCGAAATGTCGAAAGCTTTGAGAGCCTACAGTGAAGTGCTGAGACTCGTTCGACGCCTCCCACAAGATACGAGGGGTTACTACGCTAAATACGCTCGCGAGAACTTCGTCAACTACAGAGAAATCGACCCAAAAGACGAAGCTTTCCTTCACGAACTCCTCAACAGGACTTACAAACATGCTCTCTGGGTTCTCAACAAG TACTCCGTGAATGAATCTGCTGCGGATAAGCTGAAGGAGATCTGCTCTGCTTAG
- the LOC140864298 gene encoding UDP glycosyltransferase 9-like produces the protein MAAAELGTRSNPNDLYVLPFPAQGHISPALAFSKFLASKGLKIIILTTTHLTKSAKISLSSSSISIQTISDGSEDQNGKETLDEYFQRLKRCLSQNLVRFLEQQKESGSVARAIMYDSCFPWVLDIARGRGLLAAASFTQSCSVCAVYYHLREGLFKFSEVDDGVVSMPALPRLEIGELPLFPKVIDPNNAVMTTLADQFSNLEQVDWIFFNTFDKLENEVIEWMSSRWPIKTIGPTISLLQTNEEMNNHMISIFEPTDEEACTKWLDSKETNSILYVSFGSILGLQKEQMEELAFGLMMSNCNFVWVVKSSEENKLPPGFISNARDRGLILKWCSQPKILAHPSVSCFMTHCGWNSFLEALSCGVPIIGMAQWGDQQTNAKFIEDVWKVGVRVRVGDIKREEIAKLVAEVVHGDKGKELKRNACKWKELVEEAVGKGGTSAKNVDDFVSHILGS, from the exons ATGGCAGCTGCAGAACTTGGAACAAGATCAAACCCTAATGATCTTTATGTTCTCCCATTCCCTGCACAAGGTCACATAAGTCCTGCCCTCGCCTTCTCCAAATTCTTAGCCTCAAAGGGTCTGAAAATCATCATTTTAACCACCACACACTTGACCAAATCAGCCAAGATTTCCTTGAGCAGCAGCTCAATCAGCATACAAACTATATCCGATGGTTCCGAGGATCAGAATGGTAAGGAGACCTTGGATGAGTACTTCCAACGTTTAAAGCGATGTCTTTCGCAGAATTTGGTTAGATTTCTTGAGCAACAGAAGGAATCTGGTTCTGTTGCTAGAGCCATCATGTATGATTCTTGTTTTCCATGGGTCTTGGACATCGCTCGAGGGCGAGGCTTGCTAGCGGCGGCGTCGTTCACTCAATCTTGCTCCGTTTGTGCTGTGTACTACCATTTGAGAGAAGGGCTGTTCAAGTTTTCTGAGGTAGATGATGGCGTCGTGTCCATGCCTGCATTGCCACGTCTCGAGATCGGAGAGCTGCCCCTCTTCCCTAAGGTTATAGATCCTAACAACGCTGTGATGACCACTCTTGCTGATCAGTTCTCGAATCTTGAGCAAGTGGATTGGATTTTCTTTAACACATTTGACAAGCTTGAAAATGAG GTAATTGAGTGGATGTCTAGCAGATGGCCGATAAAGACCATTGGCCCTACGATCTCGttattacaaacaaacgaggaAATGAATAATCATATGATAAGTATCTTCGAGCCAACGGACGAAGAAGCCTGCACAAAATGGCTAGACTCGAAAGAAACAAACTCGATCCTTTATGTGTCGTTTGGAAGTATTCTTGGACTTCAGAAAGAACAAATGGAGGAGCTTGCATTTGGCCTAATGATGAGCAATTGCAATTTCGTGTGGGTAGTAAAATCGTCAGAAGAGAATAAGCTCCCTCCCGGTTTCATTTCTAATGCCCGGGATCGAGGTTTAATATTAAAATGGTGCTCGCAACCAAAGATCCTGGCTCATCCTTCTGTCTCGTGTTTTATGACACACTGTGGTTGGAATTCTTTTCTGGAGGCATTGAGTTGTGGTGTGCCGATTATAGGAATGGCTCAGTGGGGTGATCAACAGacgaatgcgaagtttatcgaGGATGTTTGGAAAGTAGGTGTTCGGGTACGAGTGGGCGACATCAAAAGAGAGGAGATTGCCAAGCTTGTGGCAGAAGTTGTGCATGGAGATAAAGGGAAGGAGCTTAAAAGAAATGCGTGTAAGTGGAAGGAATTGGTTGAAGAAGCTGTGGGGAAAGGTGGGACTTCTGCCAAGAATGTTGATGACTTTGTGTCACACATCTTGGGTAGCTAA